In a genomic window of Nothobranchius furzeri strain GRZ-AD chromosome 14, NfurGRZ-RIMD1, whole genome shotgun sequence:
- the LOC107381070 gene encoding uncharacterized protein: MAALFQPRRALVEIPAPQPKIAAQMRRSYLEILSARLAPPALPRTRNPHARRAHSLDLSINGMWTERLEDSCEKPDEHPTPLSKQQLEQLVRSLILVEQSQELRILAPEIKVLQEDLQLKKANVYRSIPYSRFGSNRDAHCYRKAFPYLLAFKVSCQEWGQVLLRRKEWDAVLEHSLMAWLYTSELPQWDTASHNALREQCYGVLAAHILTALQHCSLEPSRGHELLRRLKMAQLQSQSIVPCIQELQRILGWAQHLDCDL, translated from the exons ATGGCAGCTCTGTTTCAGCCTCGACGTGCGTTGGTGGAGATTCCCGCACCACAGCCTAAAATTGCAG CTCAAATGAGGAGATCGTATCTGGAAATTCTCAGTGCTCGTTTAGCTCCACCTGCACTCCCAAGAACTAGAAACCCACACGCAAGGCGTGCACACTCAT TGGACCTGTCCATCAATGGGATGTGGACAGAGAGGCTAGAGGACTCGTGTGAGAAGCCAGACGAGCATCCGACTCCACTTTCCAAACAGCAGCTGGAGCAGCTGGTTAGATCCCTGATTTTAGTCGAGCAG AGCCAAGAGCTGAGGATTCTGGCACCAGAAATAAAAGTCCTACAGGAGGATCTGCAGCTGAAGAAGGCAAATGTTTACAGATCTATACCGTACTCGCGCTTCGGCTCCAACAGGGATGCCCACTGCTACAGGAAGGCCTTTCCTTATCTGCTGGCATTCAAA GTTTCGTGCCAGGAGTGGGGCCAAGTACTCCTAAGGAGAAAGGAGTGGGACGCCGTGTTGGAGCACTCCCTGATGGCGTGGCTATACACCAGTGAGTTACCGCAGTGGGACACGGCGAGCCACAATGCACTCAGAGAGCAGTGCTACGGCGTTCTGGCGGCTCACATCCTCACTGCTCTGCAGCACTGCAGCCTGGAGCCCAGCAGGGGGCACGAGCTACTCAGGAG GTTGAAGATGGCTCAACTTCAAAGCCAGTCCATCGTTCCCTGTATTCAGGAGCTGCAAAGGATTCTGGGATGGGCTCAGCATCTGGATTGTGATCTGTGA